The region ATTACCCAGGGTATTGAAGAACACGAGATCACCGGAACGCAGATTGCTCTTGGATACACTTGTTCCAACTTTGTACTGTGCTTTGGAGGTACGGGGCAAGGTAAGCCCGACATTTTTGAATACATACTTGGTAAATCCGGAACAGTCGAAGCCGCTGGTGGTTGTGCCCCCGGTTTTATAAGATGTCCCAATGGTTTTTGAAATCACAGTATCCATTTTGGAATCTGCGAAGGCACTGCCTGCTCCGAGTGTGAATACCATCACAAGACCTAGTGCTGCTGCGGTGCATTTTTTCTTGAAATTCTGACTAATCAAAAGATGTACTCCTTCCAGGGCCTGCGAGGTTAGCTTAAGGATTCGGTAGAAGGTTCCCCTATGACCCCTCTAAAGCGAGATCAATTCACCCAAAATATGGTTCCCCCACTTCCCGGTGCAGGGAATTCGGCGTTTTGTGCACCAGAACAGTGACTTATCGGCATTGATTAAATTGCAATAGTTACGGAAGATTTTGCTTTAAATATTACAAGTTTGTTACTACTAGTACAGCCATCATTGTATCAGAGGATTTAGCCTTTTGCAAATGCTTTTGTCCTCCGGTTCAAGCAAAAAAGAGTCCTGCTCCCTGATAAGGGGCTGTGACTCTCTTTAGTATGCCGCTTCAGCAGCTTATTATTGTGGAAATGATTTACTGGACCAGAGGTGATACTGGGCAGCGATTCCCCACATATTCAACAGCGTGGAGGGCAGCGGAGCTGCCTGGCGGAGCATAAGTGCCGGCAATCCGGGATAGAACAGAGCAGAGGCGCTGCAGAGCAGAATTACGGCCAGGCTTCCCGCCCCCAGAATGACGGA is a window of Paenibacillus sp. FSL H3-0469 DNA encoding:
- a CDS encoding C40 family peptidase, encoding MVFTLGAGSAFADSKMDTVISKTIGTSYKTGGTTTSGFDCSGFTKYVFKNVGLTLPRTSKAQYKVGTSVSKSNLRSGDLVFFNTLGNGVSHVGIYVGNGKFAQSSSSRGVTISSMSQSYWANRYVGAKRVMSTTAYQAVAYD